The Persephonella sp. KM09-Lau-8 nucleotide sequence TGCAAAATAAATTCCCCAGAAGTTATTTTTTAAGATGCAATTTTCTATGCGGCAGTTTTTTGTCCTGAAAAATTTTATTCCGGCAATGTCTTCTATATCACTTTTCCCGGAATTTTGAATAATTAACCCTTTAACAACCACATTGTTTGCTTTTACTGTGATAACTTCATATTTTTTTTCTCCATCGATTACAGGATAATCTTCTCCTATTAACTTTACAGACTTTTTAACAAGGATATTTCCTTCTTTGTAAATTCCCTTTTTTATTAAAATGGTATCTCCATCCTGAGCTATCTGGAGGGCTTTTTTTATCGAGGAGATTTCACAGTCTGGGCATACAGTTATAGTTTTTGCATATATTGAAGCAATAATGAACAGAAATATTAACTTTGTGCAGAGGAGTTTTTTCATTTTACATGTTCATATGTTTATGTTTATGCATTTTATCTTTATTTTCTATCCATTCTTTTTTTACAAGCTGGAGAACTTGTTTCCAGTTTAGTATTTCTCCACCATATTTTTGTTTTACTTTTTCTAATTCCTGTCTGTTTTCAAATGCAGACAGATTCATACCCATAGGGCTTGGTAAATCCTTTGCTCTCAGATATAGCGCTTTTTCAGCAGGGATGAACTTTTTAGTTAAAAAGTCCGGAACCCATAGGGAATGTATTTTTTCTTTGTCTTTGTATTCTAAATAAAATGCTGCAAGACATTCTACACTATCAAATTTGTATGCTTTTCCTGTTTTTAGGAGTAATTCTGATCCATACCTTGGATCTGTGACTTTCATTCGGCAGTATGCACATTCATCCTGCCCATAATTAATTGGAACAGGTTTAATTTCTTTTTTTTGGCAACCTTCTGTAAATAAAAAAATGGCCGCTGGAGCCATTATGAGTAAAATAATTTTTATTATTTTGTTTTTAATCATCAGGCTTTTCTACCTCTCAGAAATTCAATACCTGCAGCGATAACACCTATTATACCTGATAAAGCGAGAATATAGGTACCTGTTGATGGAAAAGCACAAGCTCTAAAGTTCAATAGATTTTTGCAACCAAACATTGGTGGTTGATAAGCCATTCCCGGGATTTTTATCGGTGCATGAGGGTTTAGGTTATGCCCATAATCATACTCCCACCACCAGAAGTCCACCAGAGAGGCTATACCTATAATGGCAAGTAGTATGACCCAGGTATAAAGTAGTTTTTTACTTCCTATTGCTGCCACCACCAGACCGAATAGAATCATAAATCCAAAGATTATAGGAAGTATTTTCAGTTCAGGAATTGCATTTGGGTC carries:
- a CDS encoding nitrous oxide reductase accessory protein NosL, which produces MIKNKIIKIILLIMAPAAIFLFTEGCQKKEIKPVPINYGQDECAYCRMKVTDPRYGSELLLKTGKAYKFDSVECLAAFYLEYKDKEKIHSLWVPDFLTKKFIPAEKALYLRAKDLPSPMGMNLSAFENRQELEKVKQKYGGEILNWKQVLQLVKKEWIENKDKMHKHKHMNM